The following DNA comes from Gopherus flavomarginatus isolate rGopFla2 chromosome 5, rGopFla2.mat.asm, whole genome shotgun sequence.
ctccccctctctctgctgctgctgttcaacTCGGGAGAGCGTTTAGGGGTTGCTGCGTACATGAAAGAAGTTCACGGTGCAAAATAAAAGGTGCTGCTGATGGAAGGCCAAAGAGAGCAAGTAGGTAACTGAGTCCTCCACAACCCTCCTCCTAGAAAACAACTCCTAGCATAGCTGTGACCCAAGGAACGCTTACACAACTCAGCCTGCACCTTCCGCACTAGGTCACTGCACTGCAACCCAGACCCACCCTCCTCTCACTGCCACATGGCTTCTTTTCACCTTTGAACCAGGCTCCTGGCTTGAACAAAGCCTTCTTCAAAGCCATGTAGAGGTGGAAATTGAGGCGCTTGTACTCGGTGATGTCATCCCTCACTCGTGGGAGCAGCACCAAGTTATAGAAGCGCTGGGCCATCCTCTCCTTCAGGTTGGAGGAAAAGATCCTGGTAggaaggagggagtgggaaaTTGAACTAAAGTCTCAGCCCCCATCCCAGCGCATCAACGAAGCCAAGCAGGAAGCAGTGTCTAATACTCCCACCTTTCCCACTACACACATCCTAGTTTGCTGGCGGTGGTTTTGTTACCCCATGTCTGAAGCTTCTGCACGAGAAGCCCAACAAGCGTTTCAGTGTGTGCACGCGTTCTGCTGAAATCCAGGCTGGGTTGGGGTGGCCTAATAGAAGatgaggagtcaggactcctgggttctcccactGACTCACATGGCGAACTGATCCTCCGAAGGCTTTGCCCTACCCTCCGAAGAAGGGGAAGCCCTGAGGCTCAGCTAAGGGCCTTGGAGAGCTGGGGTAAGAAGTGCTTAGAAGTGTATGATACTCTGCATTACCTGCTGGGATTAGTACCAGAGTTCAAGGGAATCAATGAAATGACTAAAGAGCTTCCTTTTAAAGACTGGTACTCCGGCTCTCGATTAGACTCTAGCTACAGCTTCAGAGACTACAGTCCTGTACTCCCTTGCCTGATTGTGCACCTCATCCGTGTTAGAGCCCAGAGTAAAACAGCCAGTGTTATGCAACATTTTATAGTCTGGGATCTGAACCTGTAATATCGAAATCGGACATGCTTCCAGCTTCCAGTGTCACAGACTGCAGTTCTCACCCTGACTGCAGGCAGGAAGAGCGCCAAGTTAAAGTGCAGGTTACTCAGGAGTGGTTAAAGCTATGGAGAACACACTGACGGGAACAACCGTGCCCTGGGACAGGATGGAGTCCATCTCCTCTCCCTCTAGCAGTGTCAGATCCACAGCACTAGCATGGGTTTTCCTTAGGTGGCAAGTGACTTGCTTCCTCTGTCTTTCGGCTAAGCTGAGAGCCAGAGGTTGGTTAGGATTTCAGCGACATGGCAGGAGTCTGTGGAAAGCCCACAGTAAAACCCACAATCAGTAAAATCACGGCGATTATATCATACCTGGTTGCTTGATACATGGCAGCTGCAGTCCATGTTTCTGGCTCTGTGATGTAAAGGATCTGCTCCCAATTTGACAGTGCTGGGATGATTTTAAATGCTTTGGGGAGTTTGCCACTCCTGTATTTGGATAGcacctttaaaacaaaaagtatgTGGAATGTGGCCAAGTGGTCAGAACAGGGACCTGAGAGCCAGGACTGCTGAGTACCGTTACTAACTCAATGTGTGACTAACCAGGTCAGCTGCCTCCTGAGCGCCTTCTCATGGCTGGAAGTCACTCTGTGGCATCCTGCCTCTGTTCACCTCTTCAAGGCCCCTTAACACCTCACTCAGTCCAAAGCAAATTGAAACATTTGCCTCCCATGGTCCAATTTATTCCAGACTCCaattctgtgtctctctccccttAGGTAGGAAATACCTAGCCATTTTCCCCAAAGCTGGGTCCCAATTTAAAGCCTCTTTCTCATCAAGCAGGAATTTGGCCCTCTTGGCCCCAATCACCACTCAATGTCTCTTCCCCTTATGTAGGAAGTCCCCATCCCTCCTTTCCGGCGCTGGGTTCTAATTCAACAGTTGCTCCCAGGTTTACTTGGCTAGAATTCAGCTTTCTAGTTCTCACTTCTCAACTCCCCCGGTGTCAGAGTCTTCTCTGCAGGAGCCTCTCTCATTTACTGTAGTTTCCTAATCCTGCCCCCCTACCCTCCTGCTGCCCTTTATAGGGGAACCAGCCATCCTCCATCAGGCCCCATCAGAGCTGCTAACATGGATGAGGTGGTCTGGAGCAGTTTCTTCAGTCATCAGGCTTGAATGGCGCCAGGCCTCCAGCCCTTCAGGGGCAAGCCACCCATAGTGACCTTGAGAAGGTCACTGGATCCATTTTCTCCATCCATAGGATGGATATAGCAACGCGCCTTCCTCAAAACTCTGGTGGTTGGGAGGCATAATTATTCATAAAGGGCTCGAGATCCTTGAATGAAAGATGCAGTGGAAACAGCAGTTATATTTTTTGGAAGCCTGCAGAGAAGGAGTCTATGCCCGGTGAACACTAACTAATCATACAGAAATTCCTCTCTGCTCACAGCCTCACATGCTTTTCGGGGCTCCTGGATGTAAGAGGATTTTAAAGTCAGCTCTCGAATGCACTCGCTCACCACCAATTGAGCAGTAAAAAGTCTTTCAACATAAGAATATAATTAACAGCCCCAGTTTTTTTTTGCCTGTTGCAGATATATAATGATAGGAAACCTCCAACCCTGCAGAGTTTGCAATCTCCTTAATTACTCTGAAGTGCTACACAGCATTGCTGTACAGTGACAGCTGTCATGTGCCGCCCTGGAGATGGCTGCACGTCAGCAGCCGGAGACGATATTTTTCAGCACAAGCCACAGTGATTACAAATactggctgctggagcagctgggcTCGATTCAACCTAGCTCCTCACAGAGGTACAGCGTTTTGAAGGCGGACGCTGCTATATAAATGTTATTGCTCTTACTTCTCGGACACCCTTGTAGACCTCCAATACGCGGGGGTCCAGCTGAGGCATGGGGTGGCCCGATATTTCCGACATCATTGTCTCCACCTCTGTCTGCTTCTCCGTGATCTTCTCCATGATGATATCGGCTAGCGTGAGCCTGGCAGACACAGGGGAAGGAAACTATGTGGAGCTGCTATCTGGCCTAGAAGAGCATCAGCCTGTTTCTTGGCAAACCGGGCAgcaggccctgagccctgcaatAGGAATCAGAGGACTTGAGCCCACTCTTCcagtggcctgctgggtgacactTCCCctttttgtgcctctgtttctgccCTCATCCTTCAGCTCTCTTGTCTATGTAGGGGGTTTATCTCTTTGGGATACAGACTGTCTTATTGAGAGTgggtacagcaccaagcacaaagggaaccctgatctcagctgggcctCTAGGGGCTACAGTAACAGGAGATACTACATATGGCCTGGTGCATGTGTCATTTTAGAGGACATGAAGCATTATCTACTGCTTGGATCACagggagtctggactcctggattctattcctagtTCTGTCTCAGACTTGCCTCATGAGCTTGAGCAAGACAATTCTCCCCTATGCTTCAACCTCTCCAGCTATAGAAGAGTGACAGAGCTTTAACCAAACCCACCTCCCAGAGATCAGTTAACCTGCTCAAAGTGCTGTTCTGAACTTCAATGCTATTTGAATGCTGTGTGGCTGAAAGGAAACACTTCTATCCcatggctcaggggtgtgtttcCTACCTTAGCGGCGGATTCTTGTTCATGAACATTTCAATGGCTCTCTCATCCTCAGGGTCCACCGTCACCTCCTCACAGTACTCCCCCTTTCCCATGGATGCAGCAGCCTTCTCCAGCGTGGGCCACTCATCATCCTCTGCATCAGAATCCCCATTCTGTGATCCAGATCCTGAAATAAACCAGACACAGTTAAGGTCGGACAAGTCAGGGGGCAGAGATACAGCTGAACAAGTACATTCCACTCAGCATTCCACACTCTGATCTCAAACCCTCTCATGTGGCTAGTGAGATGAATTTGCAGAAGCCCTTTTCTAACAGTAGTCAAACACCCACTATGGGAAGGGGCACCAGAGACTTCCTGGGGCTGTCCATCTGAAGAGACAGGCAGAATTTCCATCCAGGCGCAAGATTTGCTTATCCTGTGCCAATTGCCTCATTAACTACCAGGATCAACCAATAAGACTGGAGAACAGCCATGCAATTAAAAATTACCCGGACAACTTGAAGCTTCATCAACTAAAGAGTTAAAAGCAGTTTCAGGTCCTTCACATGTGCCTAAGTCCCTCCTGCTCATTTTTGTAAGATTCTAACGAtggcttgttgtttttttttattttttctctctcctgttgcCGTAGGAAGACATCACAAAAGCCTGGAGAAAGCTGacttgaggccctgatcctgcaaaaacatAATGAACTTTATACTCACGCTTTAATGCAACTACTCACatgtgtaagtatttgcaggatcacgGACTAAGGCTCACAttgtaaaaggtatttaggtacccaaCTCCAGTACCTTTAAAAGCTGGCCCTAAGTGACCATTAAACTGATAACACCATGTGCTGTCAAATGTATGgtaaaaaataatatatgatTTGGGACAGGAAATGAGGAAGAACCTCATACCCAAGGGAAAGGATGGTCTATTGAATAGACCactggactagaacccaggaaacctgggttcagttcctgagtCAGCCACAGATTTCTTGTGTAACTTTGGACAAGTCTCTAGATCTCTCTGTGCAGCTGTTGAATGGGAACAATACCTCCCTTTGTCTGAGACGTGCTGACAGGATCAGATCCCTTCACAATTGTGAGATGTCAGATATTATAGTGACGAGGGTTGTGTAAGTATACAGACAAGTGGATaaaagtggaggaggaggaggaatataGGGAGACTTAATGCCTTCCCGTGTCACAACTCAGCCGAGGCACCCAGGTGAACACACCTATAACTTTTGCTATATGATCAGGAGCCAGAACTTTGTTTTACATCTCACCTGGAAGGCAGCAGACAAGGCAGCACAATGCCCCCTTCCACTATACTGGGACTTCTGATGCAAACTGATTTAtgatatcaagtatcagaggggtagccatgttagtctggatctgtaaaagcagcagggagtcctgtggcaccttatagactaacagacatattggagcatgagctttcgtgggtgaatatatgcatcccacgaagtgggtatccacccatgaaagctcatgctccaatacgtctgttagtctataaggtgccacaggactctttgctaattTATGATGAGCACTGCCACCTACTGACCTGCCACTGCCACTTCCTGAAGCCTTCTGGGACGTCCTTGGGAAAAGTGGGAAAGACCTTAACACAATACCATAGCATATCTACCCAGGCCTAACTTTTAATACTTGGATTCTCCGGGACTGGGAGGGTGGAGAGAGAAATCCAATGAGAATTTAGCAGGGGGTtcttctcttccccatcaaacCTGCTATATCAAAGGGAAACagaggggggtggtgggggggattGTCCTCACCCAGCCGAAACTGACAAGCAGAGATCAGGCTCGTTAATAAGTGACAGTGCCCACCCGTGTGCTCAAAGCTAGCTCTGCGCTTCAATAAGGAGCAGCGTTCACCCCAAGCAACGGCTAGAGAACCAGCCCAGCTCACcccacccactcccagccccacccctcttgCGTGCTCAGTCCCCCGCTCTGTCCCCACTTACCCAGCACCGTGGTCTTCTCCTTCTTCGGTTCGGTTCCTTTGCCAGGGCAGTGCTCGGcctccagctcctcctgctgGATCCAAGCCTGCTCCAGGATCCTCCTGGACAGCTTCTCATCCACATACTGGTCCTCCTGTTCTCCACCGCCATGCTGCCCGCCTCTGCCTCGCCTCTTCACCCGCGTGGTGGGCTTCACCGAGTCCCCTTCTATGATCTGCTCGGCCAGGGACACGTTCCTGGCAGCCTCCCCTGCGCCCCCAGTGCCCCTCCGCCGCTTGACCTTAGGCATGTTGATCCCCCAGCTCGCTCTCCCCGGCCTGCGAGAAAGCCCACGTGTGCGGCCTGTGTGTGCGTTGCGTACGCAAAGGAAGGGGGGGGGCGGCTGGAGAGGTGCCACCAAAGCGCATGCGCTCCTAGAACGTTGCGACCCCTTCCGTTCCAAAACTGGCAACAGCCTAGTCAACCCTGTTGCAAGGCTCGGCTCTTAAAGGCGCAGCCGTCCTATTTTACAGTGGCTTCTAGGAACTTCTCAGGCAGAGTCCATCGTTCAGAGCGAGTTCAGCTTTCAAAGCAGCAGAGAGGGAAGGTGGATTTACTGTGTTGAGACAAGGGCTGGACTCACCCACCTGTTAACTCCATTGAGATACGTTAGGCTGGAAGAAATTGGTGGAGGGGCAGCGAATATTGGTTTCTTAGCTAAATAATTCTTAAAGactttctttttttggtttttattttatttattctcaGGAATGTATTAGTGTTTATTACTACagcaacaaaaacaggtgaaaatcagtggaaaaatattttttctgggtaaatatctgggtttattttggtggacggAAGGATGGGGAAAAGATATTCAGTAGATGAATGCTTTGATGAATGGAAttcaatgtggtttgctgcagaactaaaacagaactcaaaacacagtgCCACCtttgagtttaagaaaacaatagcTCTCTAATCCCcagataaaacttttcatttgaataaatagtttactataaatatttacatttcataCTGAGGCCACACCattcttttctcctctttttgttattaaaacttttgaatacttacttgtgttctgaaacatattctaagacagattttctttttcttaccaTTTTAGTTTAATGTGTGTCAGATCTTTAAACCgttatctgctaacagcttgaaatgtgtactTGGTGGGACCGAGATTCATCAGTACGTTCAGATGCGCACGCACTTTAGAGCTTGCGTGGGTGCTTGTTTGTTTAGTGTATGTATCTTCAagactaatacatagccttacttcaacaggcagctttgcatatacacacagactaatgtattatcaCAACACATATATCTCATGTCATGCATTGTATTTCCTAATAAAAcaacttttatatatatatttgactgGTACAAAGgtagggtgaaaatcagaaaaaaatgaataatacttTTTATAAAACCCAGGATTTATTTGGTTAAAAAtggtttaaactgaaaagaaAGGGGCTTAATAATTCTTTAAAAGAGCTGCCCCTCCTAAATGTTGCCTTCTTTATGATGAAGGAGTTTGCAAGGTGTTTCCCTCAGGCCTTTGTCAACTTCCTCCTGGGACACTGGGGAGCATTGACAAAAGAATTATTTTCTCCTGTTCTTCTGTGTCCCCTGGTTCTGCAGTCCCGTGCCAAGCATTCTCTAttcccactctgaaacctgtcacaatCTTTGGTAACTGATCTGCGTCCAGGAGGTGGTAAGTAGCaccagtttcagagtagcagctgtgttagtctgtatctgcaaaaagaaaaggagtacttgtggcaccttagagactaacaaattcatttcagcatgagctttcc
Coding sequences within:
- the BYSL gene encoding bystin, which encodes MPKVKRRRGTGGAGEAARNVSLAEQIIEGDSVKPTTRVKRRGRGGQHGGGEQEDQYVDEKLSRRILEQAWIQQEELEAEHCPGKGTEPKKEKTTVLGSGSQNGDSDAEDDEWPTLEKAAASMGKGEYCEEVTVDPEDERAIEMFMNKNPPLRLTLADIIMEKITEKQTEVETMMSEISGHPMPQLDPRVLEVYKGVREVLSKYRSGKLPKAFKIIPALSNWEQILYITEPETWTAAAMYQATRIFSSNLKERMAQRFYNLVLLPRVRDDITEYKRLNFHLYMALKKALFKPGAWFKGILIPLCESGTCTLREAIIIGSILAKCSIPVLHSSAAMLKLAEMEYSGANSIFLRLLIDKKYALPFRVVDALVFHFLAFQTDRRTLPVLWHQCLLTFVQRYKEDLSSEQKESLLELLKFHCHPQISAEIRRELVSSKSRDVEGLQPVAME